Below is a genomic region from Nocardioides panacis.
TTCACGTTCTGCGCCTTCGAGGTGCTGTTCTCCACCTTGAGCGGCAGGATCCGCGGGTCGAGGCGGGCCATCTCCCACAGCTCGTCCTCGACGGCCATCGGGTGCGGGGTGTTGTAGGCGACCAGGATCTGGAACGGCCCGGGGTACTCGACGCGCTGGAAGGCCTCGACGGTGTCGACGATCGTGGCGGCCTCGTTGGGGAGGTACGCCGCGATCACCGCGGTCGCGCCGGGGTGCGGGGCGCCCGGCTCGTCCGGCGGACGCTGCGGGTCGAGGGCGTAGAACCCCTCGAGCCAGATCGCGCCGGCGGTGACCAGCAGCGCAGCCATCACCACCCAGTAGGCGATCCCGGAGACGTCCCAGCCGACCGCGCCGAGGGCGAGGTAGCCGAGGAACGGCAGGCCCACGCCCAGGACCAGGGTGAGCAGGAACTGCGCGGGCAGCCGGAGCCGGTTGCCCACCGTGGCCGCGGAGCGGCGGAGCCGGCCCGGACCGCGACGGTCGGGGTCGGTGGCCGGCTCGAGCGACGGGGTCCACTCCACGGGCAGCAGGTCGAGGTGGTCGCCGGCCACCCGCACGGCGCTCAGCGCCCGGTCGCGCAGCTGCGCGCCGCTGGAGGCGGTGGCGAACGAGGTCCAGCCGGTCACCGGGGTCACCCGGACGACGTCCTCGTTGCCGAGCGCGAAGCGGGTCGCGGCGATCCGCCGGGCCAGGGCGCCGAGCCGTCGCTCGACCTCCTGGGGGCCGGACTCCGGCAGCAGCAGGAGCAGCCGGCCGTCGCGGTCGACACCGGCGCGCTCCAGCCCCTCGGGGGAGTCGGCGATCAGCTCGGTGACCTGGGTCGCGATCTGGGTGGCCGCGCCGCCGCCGAAGCGGTCGAGCAGCCGGGGCATCTCCTGCAGCTCGACGATGCCGAGGCCGCCGTTGCGGCGGGCGCGGAGGCCGCGCTCGAGCTCCCGGCCGGCCTCGTCGACAAAGGTCGTCTCGGAGAGCAGGCCGGTGCGCAGGTCCCGGCTGACGAGGGAGGCCGGGACCGGGGGACGGGCGGTCTTGGACCGCACGCGGGCGGCCAGCTCCACGCCGGAGACGCTGGGCGGCAGGCAGTCGTCGGCGCCCAGCGCGAGGCCGGTCAGCACCTCCTCCTCGTCGCCGCTGGTGAGCAGCAGCACGGGCACGGTGCGGCCGGGCCGCGCCTCGCGCAGCCGGCGCAGCAGGTCGAGCCCGTCGGGGCCGTGGCCGCCGACGGAGGCGACGACGACGTCCGGACGCAGCCGGGAGAAGGCCGCGAGGGGGTGCTCGCCGGGACGGCGGTCCACGACGACGAAGCCGCACGCGCGCAGGGCCGCCCGGGCCTCGTCGGCGAAGGGGCTGTCGTCGACCAGCAGCACGGTGGAGAGCGGCTGGCCCGGGGTCTCGTCCGGGGTCTGGTCCGGGGTGGAGAGGGGGCGTGAGGTCAAGGCTGTCACTCGGTCTCCTCTGGCAGGGTGGTCACGATGAACGTTCAGGAAGGTGGTCGCGGCGCGGCCCGCAGCGGGCTCGGTCGCGCGGCGGTGGCCGTGGCGGTCGTCTGGTGCTGTCTCGTGGCCGCGTGCACGTCGACCACCCGGGAGGGCTCCGGCTCCGCACCTGAGGTGCGCGCCTGGGTCACCACGGCGTCCGGCAGCGAGAAGCTGTCCGACCGTGGCCCGGTCCCGTTCGTCACCGGAAGGTCCGGCAAACCCGACATCGTCGTCGAGAACGGACGACGCTACCAGCAGTTCTTCGGGGTCGGCGCATCGATCACGGGGTCCTCCGCCGTGTTGCTCGACACGTTGCCGGACGCCGTGCGCTCACGTGTGATGCGCGACATCTTCCAACCAGGGAAGGGGATCGGGCTCTCCGTGCTGCGCCAGCCGGTGGGCAGCAACGACTTCTCGACCAGCGACTTCTCCTTCGCCCCGGGCCGTGACGAGGACCACGTGCTGCCGCTGCTGCAGGAGGCCGCCCGGCTCGACCCGTCCCTCGCGGTGGTGCTCAGCCCGTGGAGCGCGCCGGCCGCCATGAAGACCACCGGGTCGCTGGTCGGTGGGTCGCTGCGCCCCGAGGACGCCGGCGCCTACACGGACTACCTGGTCGGCGCGGCCCGCGCCTACCTCGACGCCGGCGTCCCGGTGCGCGGGCTGACCGTGCAGAACGAGCCGAGCTTCTCGCCTGCGTCGTACCCCGGGATGACGCTGGACACCGAGCAGCAGCGCACCCTGCTGCGCGACCACGTGGCGCCGGCCCTGCGACGGGCCGGGCTGCGGTTGCACCTGTGGGCGCTCGACGACAACTTCGACCGCTGGCCGGACGCCGACGCGCTGCTCTCCGACCCGGCCACCCGGCAGGCGGTGTACGGCGTCGCGTTCCACTGCTACCGCGGGGACGTGGCGGCGCTGCGCGAGCTGCGGGACCGGCACCCACGCGTCGCGGTGTCCGTCAGCGAGTGCAGCGGGGGAGCGTGGTCGGGCGGCTTCGCGCGCGAGCTGCGCTACGAGGCGCGCACGATGCTCGTCGGCGCGGTCCGCAACGGCGCGGCCTGGCTGGTGAAGTGGAACCTCGCCCTCGACCCGCGGGGCGGTCCGACGCACGGCGGCTGCCAGGACTGCCGCGGCCTGGTCACGGTGGACCCGGCGACCGGCACGGTCACCCCCAGCCCGACGTACTACGCGTTCGGCCACCTGGGACGGTTCGTCACGCCGGGCGCGCGGGTGATCGGTGCCACCGCCCGCTCCGGCTCGCACCTGGACACCGTGGCGTTCCGGAACCCGGACGGCTCCCACGTGCTGGTCGTCTTCAACGACGGGGGCAGCACGCGGGACGTCCGGGTCGGCACCGGTGACCGGACCTTCGGCTACCGGCTGCCGGCGGGGGCGCTGGCCACGTTCACGTGGTGAAGTCGGGGTCGCCCACCGGGCCGTCGGTGGTCTGCCCGGAGCCGGCCTGGGCCTGGTTCGACCAGTTCTCCAGCTCGGACATCACCGTGGGGTGCTTGTCGACGCAGACCACCACGAGGTCGCCCGGGTTGGCGCGCGACATCGCGTGCCGGACCGCCTCGATCTCGTCGAGGACGATCTCCAGCTGCTTGCAGCGCGCGCCGGCGTCCCGGCTGGCCCGGACGCCCTCGGCGACCAGCTCCGCGGTGGCGCCGCGCTCGCGGCCGCGCAGCGACACGTCCTCGCGGACCACGACGACGTCGAAGTGCTGGGCCGCGATGGCCCCGAGCTCCCGCATGTCGTCGTCGCGCCGGTCGCCGGCGGTGGCGATCACGCCGATCCGCGACGGCCGGCCCAGGTCACTGGTGGTCGCCATGCTCTCCCCGACCCGGTCGACGAAGTCGCCGAGCGCCTTCATGCCGGGGGCGTTGTGGCAATAGTCGACGATGACCTGCACCCCGTTGACCTCGACCTCGTTGAGCCGGCCGGGGGAGAGGTAGTAGCTCGTCGAGAAGGTCCGCAGGCCCTGCCGGATGTCGTGCAGGGGTGCACCGGCCGCGAACGCGGCGGCCGCGGCCGCCAGGGCGTTCTGCACGTTCATCCGGGCCTTGCCGCCGAACGTCGCCGGCAGGAGGTGGGTCCAGGCGAGCTGCATCTCGCGGCGACCGTGCTTGACCACGATCATCTCGCCGCGCTCGCTGGGCTCGAGGACGAGCGCCTTGCCGCCGCGACGGCAGTGCGCGTCGATCATCTCGCGCTCCTCCGAGCCGGGCTCGGACATCGAGAACCAGACGACCTGGCCGGAGCACTTGCGGCGCATCGCGCGGACCAGCGGGTCGTCGGCGTTCAGCACGGCGTGACCGTCGCGCGGGACCGCCTCGACGATGACCGCCTTGACGTCCGCGAGCTGCTCGACGGTGTCGATGCCGCGCAGGCCGAGGTGGTCGGGCTGCACGTTGAGCACCACGGCGACGTCGTTGCGCTCGTAGCCGAGTCCCTCGCGCAGGATGCCGCCGCGGGCCACCTCGAAGACGCCGAAGTCCACGCGCGGGTTCTGCAGCACCATCCGGGCCGACTTGGGCCCGGACGCGTCCGAGCGGATCACCAGGCGCTCGTCGATGACCACGCCGTCCGTCGAGGTCATGCCGACCTTGCGGCCCATGCCCTTGAAGATGTGCGAGATCATCCGCGACGTCGTGGTCTTGCCGTTGGTGCCGGTGACGGCCACGATCGGGATGCGGCTCGGGGCACCGGGCGGGAACAGCATGTCCACGACCGGCTTGGAGATGAACTGCGGCTCGCCGATGGTCGGATGCGTGTGCATCCGGAAGCCCGGGGCGGCGTTCACCTCGCAGATCGCGCCACCGGTCTCACGGACCGGCTCGGTGATGTCGGGGCAGATGAAGTCGATGCCGGCGATGTCGAGGCCGACCATCCGGGCGGCCTCCTCGGCGATCTCGACGTTCTCGGGGTGCGCCTCGAAGGTGCGGTCGATCGAGATGCCGCCGGTCGACATGTTGCCGGTCAGGGTGAGCTTGACCGTCTCGCCGGCGGGCGGCACGTCGCCGAGCTTGTAGCCCTGGTCGGCGAGCAGCGCGACCGCTGCGTCGTCGACCTTGATCCGGGTGAGCACCTTCTCGTGGCCGACGCCGCGGCGCGGGTCGGCGTTGGTCAGCTCGACGAGGTCCTCGATGCTGCTCCGGCCGTCGCCGATCACGTGCGCGGGCACCCGCTCGGCCACCGCGGCGAGCCGGCCGTCGATGATCAGGCAGCGGTAGTCGCGCCCGGTGATGTAGGACTCCACGATCACCACGCCCCGGCGGGACTGGTCCTTGGCGATCGGGAACGCCGCGCGGACGTCGTCGGCGTCCTTGAGGTCCAGGCAGACGCCCCGGCCGTGGTTGCCGTCGAGCGGCTTCACGACGACCGGGAAGCCGATCCGCTCGGCGACGGTGGCGGCCTGGTCGGCGGTGCGCACCGACTCCTGCTTGGGCACCGGGAGGCCGGCGGCGCCGAGCAGCCGGGTGGTGAGGTCCTTGTCGGAGGCCACGTCGACGGCGATGGCACTGGTGGCCGACGTCATCGTCGCGCGGATCCGCTTCTGGTGGACGCCCTGGCCGAGCTGGACCAGCGAGTGCTGGTTGAGCCGGATCCAGGGGATGTCGCGGGAGACGGCCTCGTCGATGATCGCCTGGGTGGACGGGCCGAACGACGTGCGCTCGGCGCGCAGGATGAAGGCCTCGCGCTCCTTGTCCCAGTCGAACTCCGGGTCGGCCTCGACGAGGTGGTTCACCAGGCGGACGGCGAGCCGTGCCGCCGCGATGCCGACCTGCTCGTCGACGTACCCGTAGACGATGTTGTAGTGGCCCTTCCGGCCCTTCACCGAGCGGGTCTTGCCGCGCCGGATGTCGTGGCCGACCTCCTGCTGCAGCGCCAGGGCGGCGTGCTCGGCGACGTGACCCAGCCAGGTGCCCTCGTTCAGCCGCTCGACGAAGCCGCCGCGCCGGCCGCGCGAGCAGGAGTGCTCCCGCAGGCCGGGCAGCAGCTGCAGCAGGTTGTCGGTGAAGCCCGTCAGCGTGTTGGTCGGGAACTCCTCGAGCGACCCGAGGTCCACCACGAGGTGGATCGCCTTGTCGTAGGACCAGACGTTCGCGCCGCGGTAGACGCGGGTCTCGAGGATGGACAGGTCGGGGGACGGGGTGCTCATACGTGATCTCCTTCGGCCGACTGGCGGGCACGGCGGCGGCGCAGCACGGTGGGCGAGATGTCGCCCGCGGCGATGTCCCGAGCCAACCGCTTGAGGTCGCGACCCGCAACCGCGAGCTCCTCGGCCTCGCCGGGGTCCACGACCGGCGCCTCGCGCACCAGCGTCTTCTCGGTCAGGTTGAACGCCGAGCCGGCCGGCAGCACGTGCAGCTGGACCCCGGAGGCGAGCAGGGGAGCGGTACGACGGGCCTCGTGGGCGTTCGACACGACGTTGCGGCCGTCGAACACGGTGACCACGCCGCGGCCCACGACGCGCATGATCTCCGCGCCGTTCTCCTCGGTGATCACGGCGCCGGTGTCCTCGTCCACGCCGATGCCGAGCAGGCCCGGGCTCTGGGCGACCAGCATCAGCAGCCGGCCGTAGCGGTTGCGCTGCCCGAAGTGCTGGTCGATGACCACGTCGCGGATCAGGCCGAGGCCGGCCGCGAGCTGGGTCATCCGCTGCTTGGGCGTCGAGCCGCCGGTGCCGAACGCGACCATGTGCGAGCTCTGGATGCTGGCACCGGCGCTGGTCCCGCCGACGACGACCCCGCGGGCGTGGGCGGCCTTGATGGCCTCGCCGAACGCGGTGCCGTTGACGATCGCGGAGAGCTTGAGCTGGTTGCCGCCGGTCATGAAGATGCCGGTGACGTCGTCGAGCAGGCCGACCACCTCGGGGTCCTCGGCGGCCTCCCGGCTGTCCGGCCGGGCGGCGACGACGTCGGCCGCGCCGAGCTTGCGGAACAGCGCGTCGTACACCTCGACGACCTCGGGCCCCAGCGAGCTCGCGGTCGGGATGACGGCGATCTTGGCGTCCCGGCCGCCGGCCAGGGAGAGGAAGGTCTTCAGCACCGTCCGGCGGCCGAGCTTGTCCTCGGCACCGCCGATGGCGATGAGTGGCCCGGGTCCTGAGGGGGGAGTCCTGTCTGTCGATGTCGGCTTCGCTGGCATCTGGACCGTTCGGCATGCAGCGCAGCCTACGGGGTGCCAGAGTTGGCCCGTGACTGACCGGCGGCGCTTGATCGTGATGCGGCACGCGAAGGCCGAGCCCTTCGCGTCCAGCGACCATGCCCGCACCCTGACCGACCGTGGACTGGCCGGGGCGCGGGACTCCGGGGCGCACCTGCGGGGGCTCGGGGTCGCCCCCGACTACGCGGTGGTGTCCTCCGCGGTGCGCACCCGCCAGACCTGGGACGCGGTCGTCGAGGCGGCCGGCTTCACGGACTGCGAGGTCTCGTTCGACGACGCGGTGTTCTCCGGCAGCCCGGACGTGGTCCTCGAGGCGCTGCGGGCCGCACCGGCCGACGCCGGCACGGTGATGTTCGTGGGCCACAACCCCACGGCCGGGTTCCTGGTGCACTTCCTCGACGACGGCGAGGGCGACCCTGCCGCCCTGTCCGACCTGCTGCACGGCTTCCCGCCCGGGGCCGTCGCGCTGCTCGACGTCGGTGTCCCGTGGGCCGACCTCGGCCCCGAGACCGCCCGGGTCGTCGCCTTCCACCAACCCGCCTGACCAGACCGGTCCGGCGCACCCACCGGTGCCCGGGTCAGCGCCGCGCCAGGGGTGGTTCGGGGGTGGTGACGCCGTCGAGGGCGTCGGCGGCCTCGACCTCCTCGCGGCTGATCCCGAGCAGGTACATGATCGAGTCGAGGTAGGGGACGTTGACCGCGGTGTCGGCGGCCCGCTGCACGACCGGCTTGGCGTTGAACGCGATGCCCAGGCCGGCGGCCGACAGCATGTCGAGGTCGTTGGCGCCGTCGCCGATCGCGACCGTGGCCCCCTCGGCCACGCCGGCCTCGGCGGCGAAGCGGCGCAGCGCCTCCGCCTTGCCGGCCCGGTCGACGACCCGGCCGACGATCCCCCCGGTCAGCCGGCCGTCGACGATCTCGAGCTCGTTGGCCGCGGCGAAGTCGATCCCGAGGTCGGCCGCGATCCGGTCGGTGACCTGGGTGAAGCCGCCGGACACGATCGCGAACCGGTAGCCCAGCCGCTTCAGGGTGCGGACCAGCGTCCGGGCGCCCGGGGCGAGCTCGAGGTCGTCGTACACCAGGTCCAGCGCGGACGCGTCCAGGCCGGCGAGCAGCCGCACCCGGGCGCGCAGCGACTCCTCGAAGTCCAGGTCGCCGTGCATCGCCTGGTCGGTCACCGCCGTGACCTCGTCGAGGCAGCCGGCGTGCGCGGCCAGCATCTCGATGACCTCGCCCTGGATCAGCGTCGAGTCGACGTCCATGACGACCAGCCGCATGCCGTGCCGCAGCAGGGTGGCGGGCTGGACGGCCACGTCGACCGACTGGCGCGCAGCCTCCTCGGCGAGCGTCACGCGCAGCCGGTCGGGGTCGGCGCCGGAGACGTGCAGCTCGATCGCGGTGACCGGGTAGCGCGCCATCCGCTCGATCCGGTCGATGTTCGCCCCGGTGTCGGCGATCCGCCCGGCGATCGCGGCGACGGCCGCGGGCTTGAGCGGCATGCCGAGCACCGTCACGTGGCTGCGGCCCTCGGGACGGCTGCGGTTGTCACCGGTGCCGCGGTCGACGTCCACCTGCATGCCCAGGTCGTCGGCGACCCGCTCCAGCGCGCCGCGCAGCGCCTTCCAGTCCCGGGGCACGGTGACCAGCACGCCGAGCACCAGCCGACGGCGCAGCAGGATCTGCTCGATGTCGAGGACCTCGACGCCGAACGCGGCGAGGGTCGAGAAGACCGTCGACGTGACACCCGGCCGGTCCTTGCCGGTCAGCGTGATGAGCAGGGTCTTCGGGTCGTCTTCGTCCATGTCGCGCCCGAGGCTAACGGTCCCAGGGGAACGAGCAGGCGGCCACCAGGCCCCGTCTCGCAGCGTGGTCGAGCGGCCCGAGCGCCTGCCGGCGGGCATCCGCCTCGGCCGCGGTGATGCTGCCCCCGTCGTCCTCGAGCGCGAGGTCCACGATCGTGCGGCAGCGGGTCGCGAGCGCGGCCAGCCGTACGGCGCGGGGCGCCATGCCGTGCGGGAACACGAAGTCGGCGGCCTGCCGCAGGGCCATCAGCTCGTCGGCGACCTCGGGACGCCAGCGCGCCACGTCGAGGTCGGCGAGCACGTCCGTGGTCCGCACGAGGGTCTGGCGCAGCGACTGGTCGGCCTCGGACGGGTCGGGCACCTGGCGGCGGGACACGGCCGGGTGACAGCTCCACACCACACCGGCCCCCGCGCGGTGCGGCACCAGGCCGAGGTCCGCACCGTCCAGCACGACGCCCTCCCCGACGTCGACGACCTCGACGTTGAAGGCGCTCGGGCCGGCCAGGCCGAGGGGGTCGCCGGGCGCGGGGAGCGCGATCCCGGCGCCGGTCGCGCCGTGCCCGCGCAGGATGCCGAGCGCGACGATCAGGGGCTGCGGACCGTCCGTCCCGGGCAGGCCGACGACGTCGTGGGCCGCGTCGTCGCCGACGATCGCGTCGCGACTGTCGTCCAGGCTGGTCGATCCGGCCACCCAGGCCGAGAACCACAGCGCGAACCGCGCCGAGTCGGGAAGGGGCGGAGAGCTCACCCGACGAGGTTACGCAGCGCGCTGACGGCCGGTCGCCGCACCCTGGGCGGGAGGGTTCCGTATAGGTTGGGCCCGGCACCAAGCCGTCGACGCCGAGGGAGACCCTGCACCACATGGACGCCGTTCTCGAGCTGGCCGACGTCACGGTGCGTCGCGGGCAGGCCACGTTGATCGAGGGGATCGACTGGACCGTCGAGGAGGACGAGCGCTGGGTGGTCCTGGGGCCCAACGGCGCCGGCAAGACCACCCTGCTGCAGATCGCCTCCGCGCAGATCCACCCGACCTCGGGGGTCGCCGGGATCCTCGGCGAGGTGCTCGGCACCGTCGACGTGTTCGAGCTGCGGCCGCGGATCGGGCTGACCAGCGCGGCCCTGGCCGAGCGGATCCCCCGCGAGGAGCGCGTGCACGACGTGGTGGTCTCCGCCTCCTACGGCGTCCTCGGGCGCTGGCGCGAGCACTACGACGACCTCGACCACGCCCGCGCCGAGGAGCTGCTCACCGAGGTCGGTGCCGGGCGGCTGACCGACCGCACGTTCGGGACCCTGTCCGAGGGCGAGCGCAAGCGGGTGCAGATCGCCCGGGCGCTGATGACCGACCCCGAGCTGCTGCTGCTCGACGAGCCGGCCGCGGGCCTCGACCTGGGCGGACGCGAGGACCTGGTCTCCACCCTGTCGGTGCTCGCGATGGACCTGATGTCGCCGGCGACGGTGCTGGTCTCCCACCACGTCGAGGAGATCCCGCCGGGCTTCACCCACGCCCTGCTGCTGCGCGAGGGCAAGGTGGTCGCGGCCGGCCCGATGGAGCACGTGCTGACCGAGGAGATCATCTCCACGACCTTCGGGATGCCGATGACCCTGCGGCACGAGGACGGCCGCTGGGCGGCGCGTCGACGTGCCCGGCACCTGAACCCCTGACGGCTAGGCTGACGACATGAACCTCCCGGACGGGTTCGACGCATGGGCGGCCTGGCTCGGCCTGGCTGTCGCCCTCGGCGTGCTCGAGCTGTTCAGCCTGGACCTGATCCTGCTGATGCTCGCCGCCGGCGCCATCGTCGGGATGCTGGTCTCCCTGACCGGCGTGGACCTCTGGGTGCAGGTGGTGGCCGCGGTGGTCGCCTCCGTCGCCGCCCTCGGCGTGGTGCGGCCCAGCGTCGTCAAGCGGCTGCACACCGGCCCGAACCTCGTCCTCGGCCACGAGGCGCTGGTCGGCCGGCAGGGGCTCGTGGTCCAGGAGGTCTCCAGCCAGGCGGGTCAGATCCGCGTCGGCGGCGAGATCTGGACGGCCCGTCCGTACGACGACGACCAGGTCATCCCGGTCGGCGCGAAGGTCGACATCTTCCAGATCAAGGGCGCCACCGCGCTCGTCCACCACGTCCCCGAGCTCGGCTAGCCCGACCGGGAACCGTCGCACTCCAGCCGGATCCACCGAGGAACAGAGAGGGGGCACCGATGTACCTACTGGTGCTGTTCGTGCTGATCGTGGCGTTCGCCGTCGCGGTGCTGGCGAAGACCATTCGCATCGTCCCGCAGGCCCGCGCCGGGATCGTCGAGCGGTTCGGCAAGTACAAGGCGAGCCTGCCGGCCGGGCTGAACGTGGTCGTGCCGTTCGTCGACAAGGTGCGCTACATGATCGACCTGCGCGAGCAGGTGGTCTCGTTCCCGCCGCAGCCGGTGATCACCGAGGACAACCTGGTGGTGTCCATCGACACCGTCATCTACTTCCAGGTCACCGACCCGGTCGCCGCGACGTACGAGATCGCGAACTACATCCAGGCGGTCGAGCAGCTGACGATGACCACGCTGCGCAACATCGTCGGCGGCATGGACCTCGAGCAGGCGCTGACCAGCCGCGACGAGATCAACAACCGGCTGCGCGGGGTCCTGGACGAGGCGACCGGCAAGTGGGGGATCCGGGTCAACCGGGTCGAGCTCAAGGGCATCGACCCGCCGCCGTCGATCAAGGACTCGATGGAGAAGCAGATGCGCGCGGATCGCGACAAGCGCGCCGCGATCCTCACCGCCGAGGGCCAGCGGCAGTCCGCGATCCTCACCGCCGAGGGCGGCAAGCAGGCCGCGATCCTGAACGCCGAGGGCGACCGCGAGTCGCTGATCCTGCGCGCCCAGGCCGACCGCGAGGCGCGGATCCTCAAGGCGCAGGGTGAGGGCCAGGCCATCCAGACCGTCTTCCAGGCGATCCACGACGGCCGCCCGGACCAGTCCCTGCTGGCCTACCAGTACCTCCAGATGATGCCGAAGATCGCGGAGGGCAGCGCGAACAAGGTGTGGATCGTGCCCAGCGAGATCGGCAAGGCGCTCGAGGGCCTCGGCTCCACGATGAACACGCTGAGCGGCATCCCGGACAAGGTCGACGGCCCGCGCACCCGCGTGGACATGGGTCCGGCCGAGCCCGACGTGCCGATGGACTCCGCGCTGGAGACCACCCATGCGGAGGTGGCCGCTGCCATCGCGGCCGCCGAGGCGTCCAGCAACCTGCGCACGCCGTCGCCCTCGCCGTCCTCCGAGGCCGCGCCCGACCCCGAGGAGCCCACCGTCCAGTGAGCCCCCCTGGAGATGGTGGCGATCTTCTTCGCGGGGATGGCCGCCGGCACCATCAACACCGTGGTGGGGTCGGGAACGTTGATCACGTTCCCGACCCTTCTCGCGATCGGGATCCCCCCGGTGACCGCGAACGTGTCCAACACCCTCGGCCTGGTGCCGGGCTCGCTGTCCGGGGCGATCGGCTACCGGCGCGAGCTGTCCGG
It encodes:
- the cphA gene encoding cyanophycin synthetase, with the translated sequence MSTPSPDLSILETRVYRGANVWSYDKAIHLVVDLGSLEEFPTNTLTGFTDNLLQLLPGLREHSCSRGRRGGFVERLNEGTWLGHVAEHAALALQQEVGHDIRRGKTRSVKGRKGHYNIVYGYVDEQVGIAAARLAVRLVNHLVEADPEFDWDKEREAFILRAERTSFGPSTQAIIDEAVSRDIPWIRLNQHSLVQLGQGVHQKRIRATMTSATSAIAVDVASDKDLTTRLLGAAGLPVPKQESVRTADQAATVAERIGFPVVVKPLDGNHGRGVCLDLKDADDVRAAFPIAKDQSRRGVVIVESYITGRDYRCLIIDGRLAAVAERVPAHVIGDGRSSIEDLVELTNADPRRGVGHEKVLTRIKVDDAAVALLADQGYKLGDVPPAGETVKLTLTGNMSTGGISIDRTFEAHPENVEIAEEAARMVGLDIAGIDFICPDITEPVRETGGAICEVNAAPGFRMHTHPTIGEPQFISKPVVDMLFPPGAPSRIPIVAVTGTNGKTTTSRMISHIFKGMGRKVGMTSTDGVVIDERLVIRSDASGPKSARMVLQNPRVDFGVFEVARGGILREGLGYERNDVAVVLNVQPDHLGLRGIDTVEQLADVKAVIVEAVPRDGHAVLNADDPLVRAMRRKCSGQVVWFSMSEPGSEEREMIDAHCRRGGKALVLEPSERGEMIVVKHGRREMQLAWTHLLPATFGGKARMNVQNALAAAAAAFAAGAPLHDIRQGLRTFSTSYYLSPGRLNEVEVNGVQVIVDYCHNAPGMKALGDFVDRVGESMATTSDLGRPSRIGVIATAGDRRDDDMRELGAIAAQHFDVVVVREDVSLRGRERGATAELVAEGVRASRDAGARCKQLEIVLDEIEAVRHAMSRANPGDLVVVCVDKHPTVMSELENWSNQAQAGSGQTTDGPVGDPDFTT
- a CDS encoding SixA phosphatase family protein, whose translation is MTDRRRLIVMRHAKAEPFASSDHARTLTDRGLAGARDSGAHLRGLGVAPDYAVVSSAVRTRQTWDAVVEAAGFTDCEVSFDDAVFSGSPDVVLEALRAAPADAGTVMFVGHNPTAGFLVHFLDDGEGDPAALSDLLHGFPPGAVALLDVGVPWADLGPETARVVAFHQPA
- the serB gene encoding phosphoserine phosphatase SerB; amino-acid sequence: MDEDDPKTLLITLTGKDRPGVTSTVFSTLAAFGVEVLDIEQILLRRRLVLGVLVTVPRDWKALRGALERVADDLGMQVDVDRGTGDNRSRPEGRSHVTVLGMPLKPAAVAAIAGRIADTGANIDRIERMARYPVTAIELHVSGADPDRLRVTLAEEAARQSVDVAVQPATLLRHGMRLVVMDVDSTLIQGEVIEMLAAHAGCLDEVTAVTDQAMHGDLDFEESLRARVRLLAGLDASALDLVYDDLELAPGARTLVRTLKRLGYRFAIVSGGFTQVTDRIAADLGIDFAAANELEIVDGRLTGGIVGRVVDRAGKAEALRRFAAEAGVAEGATVAIGDGANDLDMLSAAGLGIAFNAKPVVQRAADTAVNVPYLDSIMYLLGISREEVEAADALDGVTTPEPPLARR
- a CDS encoding ABC transporter ATP-binding protein; this encodes MDAVLELADVTVRRGQATLIEGIDWTVEEDERWVVLGPNGAGKTTLLQIASAQIHPTSGVAGILGEVLGTVDVFELRPRIGLTSAALAERIPREERVHDVVVSASYGVLGRWREHYDDLDHARAEELLTEVGAGRLTDRTFGTLSEGERKRVQIARALMTDPELLLLDEPAAGLDLGGREDLVSTLSVLAMDLMSPATVLVSHHVEEIPPGFTHALLLREGKVVAAGPMEHVLTEEIISTTFGMPMTLRHEDGRWAARRRARHLNP
- a CDS encoding cyanophycinase, encoding MPAKPTSTDRTPPSGPGPLIAIGGAEDKLGRRTVLKTFLSLAGGRDAKIAVIPTASSLGPEVVEVYDALFRKLGAADVVAARPDSREAAEDPEVVGLLDDVTGIFMTGGNQLKLSAIVNGTAFGEAIKAAHARGVVVGGTSAGASIQSSHMVAFGTGGSTPKQRMTQLAAGLGLIRDVVIDQHFGQRNRYGRLLMLVAQSPGLLGIGVDEDTGAVITEENGAEIMRVVGRGVVTVFDGRNVVSNAHEARRTAPLLASGVQLHVLPAGSAFNLTEKTLVREAPVVDPGEAEELAVAGRDLKRLARDIAAGDISPTVLRRRRARQSAEGDHV
- a CDS encoding glycosyltransferase gives rise to the protein MTSRPLSTPDQTPDETPGQPLSTVLLVDDSPFADEARAALRACGFVVVDRRPGEHPLAAFSRLRPDVVVASVGGHGPDGLDLLRRLREARPGRTVPVLLLTSGDEEEVLTGLALGADDCLPPSVSGVELAARVRSKTARPPVPASLVSRDLRTGLLSETTFVDEAGRELERGLRARRNGGLGIVELQEMPRLLDRFGGGAATQIATQVTELIADSPEGLERAGVDRDGRLLLLLPESGPQEVERRLGALARRIAATRFALGNEDVVRVTPVTGWTSFATASSGAQLRDRALSAVRVAGDHLDLLPVEWTPSLEPATDPDRRGPGRLRRSAATVGNRLRLPAQFLLTLVLGVGLPFLGYLALGAVGWDVSGIAYWVVMAALLVTAGAIWLEGFYALDPQRPPDEPGAPHPGATAVIAAYLPNEAATIVDTVEAFQRVEYPGPFQILVAYNTPHPMAVEDELWEMARLDPRILPLKVENSTSKAQNVNAAMSHVTGEFVGMFDADHHPEPGAFQRAWRWLSNGYDVVQGHCVIRNGDASLVARTVAVEFESIYAVSHPGRAALHGFGLFGGSNGYWRTSLLAETRMHGSMLTEDIDSTLRVLAAGAKIASDPALISYELAPTNVTSLWKQRARWAQGWFQVSRKHLRLTIASPHLSLRQKGGLAFLLGWREIYPWLSLQMFPVLAYTAYREGGITQLDWLAPALLLTTLFTLAVGPAQTLFAWRLAVPEIRERSSWFWSHLLVSSVVYTEWKNIIGRIAQVKELVGEAQWNVTPRSAGTTDRSTDRSTDTARDHQEVSA
- a CDS encoding NfeD family protein; the protein is MNLPDGFDAWAAWLGLAVALGVLELFSLDLILLMLAAGAIVGMLVSLTGVDLWVQVVAAVVASVAALGVVRPSVVKRLHTGPNLVLGHEALVGRQGLVVQEVSSQAGQIRVGGEIWTARPYDDDQVIPVGAKVDIFQIKGATALVHHVPELG
- a CDS encoding glycoside hydrolase family 30 protein, which encodes MNVQEGGRGAARSGLGRAAVAVAVVWCCLVAACTSTTREGSGSAPEVRAWVTTASGSEKLSDRGPVPFVTGRSGKPDIVVENGRRYQQFFGVGASITGSSAVLLDTLPDAVRSRVMRDIFQPGKGIGLSVLRQPVGSNDFSTSDFSFAPGRDEDHVLPLLQEAARLDPSLAVVLSPWSAPAAMKTTGSLVGGSLRPEDAGAYTDYLVGAARAYLDAGVPVRGLTVQNEPSFSPASYPGMTLDTEQQRTLLRDHVAPALRRAGLRLHLWALDDNFDRWPDADALLSDPATRQAVYGVAFHCYRGDVAALRELRDRHPRVAVSVSECSGGAWSGGFARELRYEARTMLVGAVRNGAAWLVKWNLALDPRGGPTHGGCQDCRGLVTVDPATGTVTPSPTYYAFGHLGRFVTPGARVIGATARSGSHLDTVAFRNPDGSHVLVVFNDGGSTRDVRVGTGDRTFGYRLPAGALATFTW